The Bacillaceae bacterium IKA-2 DNA window ATATTCGTGATAACAGTAGCTGCCGCTGAAGCAGCAGTAGGTTTAGCGATTTTAATTGCTTTGTATCGTAATCGAAAATCAATTGATGTCATTAAACAAGACCTTATGCGATGGTAAGGGTATATATAGTTAGTTTACTAAAAGAGGAAAAGGTGATGGTATGATACAATTTGCCTGGATAATACCGGTCTTCCCACTCTTAGCCTTCGTGTTGCTTTTACTTTTTGGAAGAATGCTGAAAGAAAGAGCGGCTTACGTCGGAATTATTGCATTGGCTGCTTCATTCGGGATGTCAGTTGTCGTCCTATTCGAAAGAATCGGTGGGGAAGGTTATAAGTATGTTGTAAGGTGGCTCACTTTTGGTGAACACACGCTTACAATGGGATACGAAGTAACGGCATTAAATGCAATGATGTTAATTGTTGTTACAACAGTCAGTTTACTCGTTCATTTATTTTCCATGCAATATATGCATGGTGATGATCGTTTTCCAGTGTTTTACGCTTATTTAGGATTATTCTCATTTTCAATGTTAGGACTTGTTTTGTCGCCTAACATTCTGCAACTCTTTATTTTCTGGGAGTTAGTTGGTGTATGTTCATTCTTATTAGTTGGTTTCTGGTTCTTCAAGCCCGAAGCAGCAGCTGCTGCAAAAAAGGCATTCTTAACGACGAGAATCGGTGATGTTGGCTTATTGATTGGTATTATACTAATCTTTATTCACACAGGCTCATTTGAATATGCAACGATTTTTGCTGCAGTTGAAAATGGATTAGTTGAGCAATCAATGATTACAATAATTGCTCTTGCAGTTTTCTTAGGGGCAGTTGGTAAAAGTGCTCAATTTCCACTTCATGTCTGGTTACCAGATGCGATGGAAGGTCCAACACCAGTTTCAGCATTAATCCACGCAGCTACGATGGTAGCAGCAGGGGTGTACTTAGTTGGAGTTATGTATCCTGTATTTTTAGCTTCACCAACAGCCATGACAGTGGTTGCCTATACAGGTGCAATTACAGCAATTTTTGCGGCATCAATTGCCTTAGTTCAAACAGATATTAAGCGAGTTCTCGCTTATTCAACAGTCAGTCAGTTAGGATTTATGATTTTAGCATTAGGTACTCTTGGCTATGTGGCTGGTTTATTCCACTTAATGACTCACGCATTTTTTAAAGCATTGCTCTTCTTAGGAGCAGGTAGTGTTATTTACGGAATGCACCATCGTCAAGATATGAAGGACATGGGTGGTCTTTGGTGGAAAATGAAAATTACCGCAGTAACATTTTTAATTGGAACACTAGCAATTGCAGGTGTACCACCATTTGCTGGTTTCTGGAGTAAGGAAATCATTTTAGCTGCAGTTTTTTACAATGGTGATCCATTATTATTTGCTATTGTTTCTATTACAGCAGCAATGACGGCATTCTATATGTTCCGTTTGTTCTTCAAAATATTCACTGGTACATATCGTGGCAGTGATAACTTAGAAGCTGGCGAAAAACATCATGAGCCTCATGAAAGCGCGCTTCCGATGACGATCCCGCTAATCGTATTAGCTGTTCTTGCAATTTTTGCAGGTTTTGTTAATACACCAATTTTTGGGTATGGTCTTGAAACGTTCTTAACAGAGGGTTTAAATGTTGGTCAGCAAGCTCACGGTGAAACATGGTTAATTTTTTACTCAATCGTCGTTGCCGGGCTAGGTATTTTACTTGCTTACCTAATCTACTTTAAAGGAACGATTTCTGAGAGCTTTTTCCCAAATAAGTTTTCTGGAGTGCATAAATTACTACTGAACAAATATTACGTGGATGAACTTTACGCAGTAGTATTTGTACGTCCAGTAGTGAACCTTGGTAAATTCCTTTGGGGGATTGATCGCTTTATTATTGATGGTATGGTTAACGTCGTTGGCTACGTTGCTAAAGGAACGGGTTATGTTATTAGCAGAAGGCACACTGGACAATTGCAAACTTACGGTTTAGTTTCAGTCGTCGGTGGAATTGCAGTAATGGTTCTCGCCTATGCATTAAGGGGGTATTTCGGATGATCCCAAATATATTAAGTTTACTCGTTTTTTTACCATTACTCGGTGCGTTAATTATTCTAACAATACCTAATGAGCACAAAAACGTGATTCGGACAATTGCAAGTGTCGTCTCATTTGCAACGATCATTGTTTCGCTTTTTGTCTGGAATGGATTTAATCGTGGGTTTACAGGAATGCAATTTTCTGAAAACTACACATGGATTGATTTAGGTTTTGTACAATTTAGTTATGATCTTGGTGTCGACGGTCTTTCAATGCCACTGCTAGTCTTGACAACAATTGTTACATTTCTAGGAATTATTGCATCAGTGACAATTAAAGAACGTGTCAAAGAATACTTTGTTTGGATACTAATTTTACTAACAGGGATGTTAGGTGTATTTGTAGCACTAGACATGTTCCTATTCTTCTTGTTCTTCGAGCTAACACTTATTCCAATGTTTTTTGTCATCGGAATATGGGGTGGAAAAGAACGAGAGTACGCCGCTTTCAAGTTTTTACTGTATATGGGACTTGGTAGTGCGGTGATGTTAATTGGTTTCTTCGCGATGTTCTATCAAGGAGCAGTAGCAGAGGAAGCGACACTTAACTTCATACGGTTAGCTGAGATTTATGCAAATCCAGCAAACGCTGAAGTAATATCTAACGCCTTTAGAGCAGGTTTATTCCTAACGTTATTTGTTGCTTTTGCGGTAAAATTACCAATTTTTCCTTTCCATACTTGGTTACCAGATGCTCACGTTCAAGCACCAACTGCAGCTAGTATGATTTTAGCTGGTGTTTTGTTAAAAATGGGTGCATACGGATTACTTCGAGTTGGATTTGGGATATTACCAGATCAAGCGGCTAACTTTGCATCACTACTTGTTATCTTAGGGGTAGTCAACATCATTTATGGTGCGCTACTTGCCCTTGTTCAAACAGATTTAAAGAAACTTGTTGCGTATTCGAGTATTTCTCACATGGGTATCGTCCTACTTGGGGCAGCATCAGTGACAACTCAAGGAATGCAGGGAGCTATCTTCCAATTAGTCTCTCACGGTTTTATCGCGGCACTGCTATTCTTTATGGTAGGTGCGATATACGAGAGGACGCATACACGAATGATCGCCGACTTAGGTGGGCTTTCAAAAACAATTCCGATTTTATCTGGATTTTTACTGGCAGCAGCAATGGCTTCAGTTGGACTCCCGGGTATGTCTGGATTCGTCAGTGAGCTACTCGCGTTTATGGGTATTTTTGGAGCACCTCCTGAATTCATTCCAGCGGCTCAAACTATCGCTGTCGTTGGTGCGCTAGGGATTATCCTTACCGCGGCTTATCTATTGTGGGCAATGCAAAGAACGATATTTGGTCCACTACATCAGTCGCAAGCGCACTTAGAAGATGCACGTCCAATTGAGTATATTCCAATGGTTTGTTTACTTGGCCTGACGATTTTAATTGGGGTTTATCCAGCGATTTTAGGTGACGTTATTAATACTACAGTTATCGACCTTGTGTCGAGGATAGGGGGTTAAAGACAATGACAGCATTTAACGCAGACTGGTCTTTAATGACTCCGGAGATAGTGTTATTAGTTTTAGCATTAACAGTATTTACAATTGATTTTACAACAGGTATTAAAGGTAAAAAGCCTTTTATTGGGATCCTAAGTGTAATCTCGCTTATCATTACAATTGCCTTAGTGATCATTTTTAATCAAACTTCTGGGCAAATTGGACATACGTTTATCGTAGATCCATTCGCGATGTTATTTAAGGTTGTTATTTTAATTGGAGTCGCTCTGGTTATTATCAACTCTATGTCTTACATGGATAAGAATGAAGATATGTATCAAGGCGAACTATACTCAATGTTACTTTTTGCAGCGCTCGGTGCCATGTTAATGGTATCATCTGCAGATCTAATTACGTTATTTATCGGACTTGAGATCCTAAGTATTTCATCATACTGTTTAGCAGGTTTCCGTAAATTTCAAGCTAAATCTTCAGAATCGGCACTTAAGTATGTGGTATTAGGGGGAACAGCTTCAGCGTTCATCCTTTATGGTATGTCATTTTTGTACGGATTAACTGGTTCTACGAGTTTAGTGGAAATTGGCGCGGCAATGGGGCCTTTATATGATCAGTATCCATATCTGATTATTATGTCACTATTCTTCATAATCGCCGGTTTTGGTTTCAAAATTTCAATCGTCCCATTTCACATGTGGGCTCCAGACGTTTACGAAGGAGCACCAACGCCAATTACTGGGTTTTTGGCAACTGTTTCAAAGATTGCTGGATTTGCGATCCTGCTGCGAATTTTATTTGTAGGATTTGGTCCAATTTATCAAGAGTGGTTCTTCATTATTGCGGTAATCGCAGCGTTAACAATGATTGTAGGTAACGTAGTTGCCCTCGTTCAATCAAATGTAAAACGCCTTATGGCCTACTCAGGTATTGCGCAAGCAGGTTACTTGCTAGTGCCAGTTGCAGCATTACTACACATCAATATTACGATGAGCATGATCGTCTATTATGCACTAGCTTATGTATTTATGACGCTAGGAGCATTCGCGATTATCTCACACGTAACTGAAGATGCTAAGAATGAAGATTTATCAAGCTTTGCTGGTCTTCATAAACGTTCACCGTTTTTAGCTCATACAATGACCGTCTTTTTACTATCAAGTGCCGGTCTACCACTTACCGCTGGTTTCGTAGGTAAGATCTATATTTTCCTTGGTGTTATCACAAGTCAAATGTACTGGTTGGGGATAGTGATGATCGTAACAAGCACGATTTCATTCTTCTACTATTTTGCAATCATCAAACAAATGTACATGCGTGATCCAAAGGAAGAAAATAGCGAGTTAAAAACACCTACAAGTATTTCAGTAGTCGTGATTATTTCCGTTGTCGGTACGATTGGTTTAGCATTGTTTGCAAACATGCTAACAAATTACATGAACGGGTTAACCTGGTTTATCCTTTAGTTTAACCATTTCAATACAGTAAACCTGCTAGGAATAATTCCTAGCAGGTTTTTTGTGTTGTCTTTTAAAGTGACTGACACCATGTGGAAACTTCACATGGTGTCAGTCACCTTTCATCAAGTTTGTGAAAATAAAAGCGTGTGCTTATCGTATTCTTGATCGAAATTCACAAGGTGTCAGGCACCAAAAGTGGACGCTACTTTACGGCAACGAACCAATCCTACTGAGAAATGGATAGTTATTCCAACAAATTAAAATTTAAAGGGATGGATTTTTTCGTTGAGATTCGTTATTATAGAGACTGTGCCCTTT harbors:
- the nuoL gene encoding NADH-quinone oxidoreductase subunit L is translated as MIQFAWIIPVFPLLAFVLLLLFGRMLKERAAYVGIIALAASFGMSVVVLFERIGGEGYKYVVRWLTFGEHTLTMGYEVTALNAMMLIVVTTVSLLVHLFSMQYMHGDDRFPVFYAYLGLFSFSMLGLVLSPNILQLFIFWELVGVCSFLLVGFWFFKPEAAAAAKKAFLTTRIGDVGLLIGIILIFIHTGSFEYATIFAAVENGLVEQSMITIIALAVFLGAVGKSAQFPLHVWLPDAMEGPTPVSALIHAATMVAAGVYLVGVMYPVFLASPTAMTVVAYTGAITAIFAASIALVQTDIKRVLAYSTVSQLGFMILALGTLGYVAGLFHLMTHAFFKALLFLGAGSVIYGMHHRQDMKDMGGLWWKMKITAVTFLIGTLAIAGVPPFAGFWSKEIILAAVFYNGDPLLFAIVSITAAMTAFYMFRLFFKIFTGTYRGSDNLEAGEKHHEPHESALPMTIPLIVLAVLAIFAGFVNTPIFGYGLETFLTEGLNVGQQAHGETWLIFYSIVVAGLGILLAYLIYFKGTISESFFPNKFSGVHKLLLNKYYVDELYAVVFVRPVVNLGKFLWGIDRFIIDGMVNVVGYVAKGTGYVISRRHTGQLQTYGLVSVVGGIAVMVLAYALRGYFG
- a CDS encoding NADH-quinone oxidoreductase subunit N; this translates as MTAFNADWSLMTPEIVLLVLALTVFTIDFTTGIKGKKPFIGILSVISLIITIALVIIFNQTSGQIGHTFIVDPFAMLFKVVILIGVALVIINSMSYMDKNEDMYQGELYSMLLFAALGAMLMVSSADLITLFIGLEILSISSYCLAGFRKFQAKSSESALKYVVLGGTASAFILYGMSFLYGLTGSTSLVEIGAAMGPLYDQYPYLIIMSLFFIIAGFGFKISIVPFHMWAPDVYEGAPTPITGFLATVSKIAGFAILLRILFVGFGPIYQEWFFIIAVIAALTMIVGNVVALVQSNVKRLMAYSGIAQAGYLLVPVAALLHINITMSMIVYYALAYVFMTLGAFAIISHVTEDAKNEDLSSFAGLHKRSPFLAHTMTVFLLSSAGLPLTAGFVGKIYIFLGVITSQMYWLGIVMIVTSTISFFYYFAIIKQMYMRDPKEENSELKTPTSISVVVIISVVGTIGLALFANMLTNYMNGLTWFIL
- a CDS encoding NADH-quinone oxidoreductase subunit M, translating into MIPNILSLLVFLPLLGALIILTIPNEHKNVIRTIASVVSFATIIVSLFVWNGFNRGFTGMQFSENYTWIDLGFVQFSYDLGVDGLSMPLLVLTTIVTFLGIIASVTIKERVKEYFVWILILLTGMLGVFVALDMFLFFLFFELTLIPMFFVIGIWGGKEREYAAFKFLLYMGLGSAVMLIGFFAMFYQGAVAEEATLNFIRLAEIYANPANAEVISNAFRAGLFLTLFVAFAVKLPIFPFHTWLPDAHVQAPTAASMILAGVLLKMGAYGLLRVGFGILPDQAANFASLLVILGVVNIIYGALLALVQTDLKKLVAYSSISHMGIVLLGAASVTTQGMQGAIFQLVSHGFIAALLFFMVGAIYERTHTRMIADLGGLSKTIPILSGFLLAAAMASVGLPGMSGFVSELLAFMGIFGAPPEFIPAAQTIAVVGALGIILTAAYLLWAMQRTIFGPLHQSQAHLEDARPIEYIPMVCLLGLTILIGVYPAILGDVINTTVIDLVSRIGG